A portion of the bacterium genome contains these proteins:
- a CDS encoding DUF5684 domain-containing protein codes for MYNYSYNSSPMMNDSDIFAGLMAVAGIFFFAITIGVAIYVLMSWPLSKIFKKAGIESWKAWVPFLNMWKFLELGGYNGALILLGLIPYVGSIAVSVISILAANEISKKLGKADSFFLYPLGLLTAGITTIIWYFQMANTENPWNDSLGKESLAKGTILGYKVVEEEPAGTPQEAIISEEKPKTEEAEVVKESTEKTE; via the coding sequence ATGTATAATTACTCATATAATTCTTCACCAATGATGAATGACTCAGATATATTTGCTGGTCTTATGGCAGTTGCGGGTATTTTTTTCTTCGCCATTACAATTGGCGTAGCAATTTATGTCCTAATGTCTTGGCCTTTGTCAAAGATCTTCAAAAAGGCTGGCATTGAGTCTTGGAAGGCTTGGGTGCCATTCTTGAATATGTGGAAATTCCTCGAACTTGGTGGCTACAACGGCGCGCTTATACTATTGGGATTGATTCCGTATGTTGGAAGCATTGCTGTCAGCGTAATCAGCATTCTTGCAGCTAATGAAATCAGCAAGAAACTCGGTAAAGCAGACTCGTTCTTCCTTTACCCTCTTGGACTTTTAACTGCTGGAATCACTACTATAATTTGGTATTTCCAAATGGCAAATACTGAAAATCCATGGAATGATTCTCTCGGTAAAGAATCCTTAGCAAAAGGCACTATTCTTGGCTACAAAGTCGTTGAAGAAGAGCCTGCCGGAACCCCACAAGAGGCTATAATATCAGAAGAAAAGCCAAAAACAGAAGAAGCAGAAGTGGTTAAAGAATCAACCGAAAAGACAGAATAA
- the murB gene encoding UDP-N-acetylmuramate dehydrogenase — MIEFESLLIEQNINLASLTTMRLGGNARYFTRCNSIEQIRSAINFADQNSLPIFILGGGSNLIVRDAGFNGLVIKNEILGVEKIFEDEESVIFSVGAGENWDKLCRQIIEKENLSGCESMVMIPGTVGALAVQNVGAYGQETVDIFEGLDAVNLETGEIETFSREACRLGYRSSIFREEKAGKYFITTVRLKFNKHFTPPENLYISVEEYFKQKNIPRQNLTPNDIMRAVIYLRSEKLPDPSDIPSAGSFFKNVELSRKEAEKFKIKHPDAPIFYEQNKCKIPTGWLIDRAGLRGKILHGMRPHDKNALILTNISAQSYSDLDLARAEIKQAVRDKFGFEIEQEPLEL; from the coding sequence ATGATAGAATTTGAATCTCTCCTAATTGAGCAAAACATTAATCTTGCTAGTCTTACAACTATGAGACTTGGCGGGAATGCTAGATATTTTACCAGATGTAATAGTATAGAGCAGATCCGTTCCGCGATCAATTTCGCCGATCAAAACAGTCTGCCGATTTTTATACTTGGGGGTGGTAGCAACTTGATTGTCCGCGATGCGGGCTTTAATGGGCTGGTGATTAAGAATGAGATTCTGGGCGTAGAGAAGATTTTTGAAGATGAAGAATCGGTGATTTTCTCTGTTGGCGCAGGTGAAAACTGGGATAAACTTTGTCGCCAGATCATTGAAAAAGAAAATCTGAGCGGTTGTGAGTCTATGGTGATGATTCCGGGCACAGTTGGGGCGCTGGCTGTTCAGAATGTTGGTGCTTATGGTCAAGAAACTGTCGATATTTTTGAGGGATTGGACGCGGTTAATCTTGAAACTGGCGAGATTGAGACTTTTTCTCGCGAGGCGTGTCGGCTGGGTTACCGCAGTAGTATTTTTAGGGAAGAAAAGGCTGGCAAATATTTCATCACCACTGTTAGGCTTAAATTTAATAAGCATTTTACTCCGCCTGAAAATCTTTATATTTCTGTTGAAGAATATTTTAAGCAGAAAAATATCCCTCGCCAAAATCTCACGCCCAATGATATTATGCGCGCGGTGATATATCTCCGGAGCGAAAAACTGCCCGACCCGAGCGACATTCCAAGTGCGGGGAGTTTTTTTAAGAATGTTGAACTTTCTCGTAAGGAGGCGGAGAAATTCAAAATTAAACATCCCGACGCGCCGATTTTTTATGAACAAAATAAATGTAAAATACCGACGGGCTGGCTGATTGATAGGGCGGGGCTAAGGGGTAAAATACTCCACGGAATGCGCCCGCACGATAAAAACGCGCTGATTTTGACCAATATTTCCGCGCAGAGTTATAGCGATCTCGACTTGGCGCGGGCTGAGATTAAGCAGGCGGTACGAGATAAATTTGGTTTCGAAATTGAGCAAGAGCCACTCGAGCTATAG
- a CDS encoding glycosyltransferase family 39 protein: protein MKSARNFWDKISKEKKYKILVAAILIFASVWALILASRQQVWFDESYSIWITKGKSFSETVSLTSVDAHPPFYYLILNLWGNLVGWNFFGLRILSVIFFILSIFVAMKFTQSIFGRKMAIISGAVVAFSPFLLRYSFEIRMYSLASLITVASTYALFLAQKTPKSKKLWIIYAILVATGMWTLYTLAIVFLSHFLILISKNLSQKNYKIWQENWFKSYVLAVVLWLPWLQSFIFQLKNSASSGIGDYIGFSQIENMFNFLFFYQPVGAVAPIFALVGLPLVIWLVLQNKKYFSESKILFHSAFVPFLITIVLSQPIWLKKPFFVERYMSQFVILAYLVLAICIAKILLLSNKRRSLVIVVSILVVVIVGNFNLWRVGNFNFQNYRLSNARENMDKIASICGKNTVVMDDIYLFMELELYNDSRCDFRIFTPDARSYGGGYAPINNFERRIIGADIFKTPDILAVMNKDKKPDFLDRFIEQKQENLPYFENLSIYKLSKK from the coding sequence ATGAAGAGTGCTCGAAATTTTTGGGATAAAATCTCAAAAGAGAAAAAATACAAAATTTTAGTTGCGGCAATCTTAATTTTTGCGTCTGTTTGGGCGTTGATTTTGGCATCGCGCCAGCAAGTTTGGTTTGATGAAAGTTATTCCATCTGGATAACTAAAGGTAAAAGTTTTTCGGAAACGGTTAGCCTTACCTCTGTTGACGCTCATCCGCCGTTTTACTACTTGATTTTGAATTTATGGGGAAATCTTGTTGGGTGGAACTTTTTTGGACTTAGGATTTTAAGTGTGATTTTCTTCATTCTTTCGATTTTTGTGGCGATGAAGTTTACGCAGAGTATTTTTGGGCGGAAAATGGCTATAATATCAGGCGCTGTTGTGGCATTTTCTCCTTTTTTGCTGAGATATTCATTCGAGATTAGGATGTACTCGCTTGCGAGTTTGATCACGGTTGCTTCGACTTATGCGTTATTTTTGGCTCAAAAAACTCCCAAATCTAAAAAATTATGGATTATCTACGCCATCTTGGTTGCTACTGGTATGTGGACGCTTTATACTTTAGCGATCGTATTTTTATCGCATTTTTTGATTTTAATCAGCAAGAATTTGAGTCAGAAGAATTACAAAATCTGGCAAGAAAATTGGTTCAAGTCATATGTATTGGCGGTTGTTTTATGGCTTCCCTGGCTACAAAGTTTTATTTTTCAATTGAAAAACTCCGCATCTTCGGGTATCGGTGATTACATTGGCTTCTCTCAGATAGAAAATATGTTTAATTTTTTGTTCTTTTATCAGCCAGTAGGGGCGGTGGCGCCAATTTTTGCCCTTGTAGGCTTACCTTTAGTGATATGGCTAGTGCTTCAAAATAAAAAATATTTCTCTGAAAGCAAAATACTTTTCCATTCGGCATTTGTGCCTTTCTTGATTACGATAGTCCTTTCTCAGCCGATTTGGCTCAAAAAGCCGTTTTTTGTGGAGCGATATATGTCTCAATTTGTGATTTTGGCGTATCTGGTGTTGGCGATTTGTATAGCAAAAATACTTCTTTTGAGTAATAAAAGACGAAGTTTAGTCATTGTTGTGTCTATTCTTGTGGTTGTGATTGTCGGAAACTTTAATCTTTGGCGCGTTGGTAACTTTAATTTCCAGAACTATCGTCTATCTAATGCGCGGGAAAATATGGACAAAATTGCTTCAATTTGTGGTAAAAATACAGTAGTGATGGATGATATCTATCTATTTATGGAGTTGGAATTATATAATGATTCGCGCTGTGATTTTAGGATTTTTACGCCAGACGCAAGAAGTTACGGTGGTGGATACGCTCCAATCAATAACTTCGAAAGACGAATTATTGGTGCGGATATTTTTAAGACGCCTGACATCTTGGCTGTAATGAATAAAGATAAAAAACCTGATTTCTTGGACAGGTTTATTGAACAAAAGCAAGAAAATTTACCCTACTTTGAAAACCTCTCTATCTATAAATTATCCAAAAAATAA
- the glyA gene encoding serine hydroxymethyltransferase — MDEKIFNAIKSEETRQREGLELIPSENYVSRQVLDALGSVFTNKYSEGYPGKRYYGGQENTDIVETLAIERAKQLFNADHANVQPHSGANANEAVYNAWLEVGDTVLGMDLAQGGHLTHGSPVTRSGKIYNFIRYGLDENGEIDYAQIEKLADKHKPKIILVGFSAYPGKIDYARIAEIGQKHGSLLMADMAHIAGLIAAGVSENPFDYGFHVITTTTHKTLRGPRGGLILSRGTVSNPLRAPEKTLENIPTLIDRSVFPGTQGGPQMHSIAAKAVAFFEALQPEFREYAKQILENSKELAEQLKRRGFKLITNGTENHLILADIYGSFGIDGKTAEIAMDKIGLTLNANSIPNDTLSMFAPSGIRLGTPAITSRGLRAEHMSQIAEWMKLAIEFRNDEEKLVELKKEVEAFALQFPLPSDR; from the coding sequence ATGGACGAAAAAATTTTTAACGCGATTAAATCTGAAGAAACTCGCCAGCGCGAAGGGTTGGAGTTGATCCCGAGCGAGAATTATGTCTCGCGCCAAGTTCTCGATGCGCTTGGGTCGGTTTTTACTAATAAATATTCTGAAGGCTACCCCGGTAAGCGCTATTATGGAGGGCAAGAAAATACCGATATCGTGGAGACTTTGGCGATCGAGCGAGCTAAGCAACTTTTTAACGCAGATCACGCCAATGTTCAGCCGCACTCTGGCGCTAACGCCAATGAGGCTGTGTATAACGCTTGGCTCGAAGTTGGCGACACCGTTCTCGGCATGGATCTTGCGCAAGGCGGTCACTTAACTCACGGCTCGCCTGTGACTAGAAGTGGCAAAATCTACAACTTTATTCGTTACGGTTTGGATGAAAATGGTGAAATTGACTACGCTCAGATTGAAAAGTTGGCCGACAAGCATAAGCCCAAAATTATTCTGGTGGGATTTTCTGCTTATCCTGGCAAAATTGACTACGCACGAATTGCTGAGATTGGCCAAAAACACGGCTCGCTCCTGATGGCCGACATGGCGCACATTGCAGGACTCATCGCGGCGGGCGTGAGCGAAAATCCTTTCGACTACGGCTTTCACGTCATCACGACAACCACGCACAAAACTCTTCGCGGGCCTCGCGGCGGGCTGATTTTGTCGCGCGGAACAGTTTCGAATCCACTTCGTGCGCCAGAAAAAACGCTCGAAAATATCCCGACCCTCATCGACCGCAGCGTCTTTCCTGGTACGCAGGGTGGTCCGCAAATGCACTCAATTGCGGCTAAGGCGGTGGCGTTTTTTGAAGCGCTTCAACCTGAATTTCGAGAATACGCTAAGCAAATTTTAGAAAATTCCAAAGAACTTGCTGAGCAGTTGAAGAGGCGGGGCTTTAAACTTATAACCAACGGAACCGAGAATCATTTGATCCTTGCTGATATTTACGGAAGTTTTGGCATTGATGGCAAAACGGCTGAGATTGCGATGGACAAAATTGGCCTGACGCTCAACGCTAATTCGATCCCTAATGATACGCTTTCGATGTTTGCGCCGAGCGGAATCCGCCTCGGCACTCCTGCCATCACTTCTCGTGGACTTCGCGCTGAGCATATGTCGCAAATTGCCGAGTGGATGAAACTTGCCATCGAATTTCGAAATGATGAAGAAAAATTGGTGGAATTGAAAAAAGAGGTCGAAGCCTTTGCGCTACAATTTCCGCTGCCGAGTGATAGGTAG
- a CDS encoding UDP-N-acetylglucosamine 1-carboxyvinyltransferase encodes MKNEQAYLEKIGNLIQETRAHRGLTQTELAEKVGTSQSAINRIESGKQNITLEMLARISEELSSEIVSVNSQKKTNFRVRGGRELSGEITVNTSKNAAVGLLCASLLNKGKTTLRRVARIEEVNRIIEVLNSIGVKTRWLNEQNDLEIIPPSELNFENMDIAAAKKTRSILMFLGPLLHQYSHFKIPFSGGCNLGARTVEPHLSGLRFFGCSVESMSDFYEVKNSLQKVKDAILLTERGDTTTENVIMAAALSGQTITIRNASPNYMVQDLCFFLEKLGVKIEGIGTTILTIHGLDKIEKDVEYFVSEDPIEAVTFVAVALVTNSEITIRRAPAEFTELELAILKNMGAEFEISPEYFSRNGKTRLFDIVVKKSTLHAPKDKLHSLPFPGVNMDNLPFLGLIATVAEGRTLLHDWSYENRAIYFTELSKLNAQIEMVDPHRVYISGPTRWKPADVVAPPALRPSVVVLIAMLAAEGTSILRDVYNINRGYEDFAQRLNSLGAQIETITI; translated from the coding sequence ATGAAAAACGAGCAAGCCTATTTAGAGAAAATCGGAAACTTAATTCAAGAAACGCGTGCGCATCGCGGACTAACACAGACAGAATTGGCGGAAAAAGTCGGCACTTCGCAAAGCGCAATCAACCGTATCGAAAGTGGCAAGCAAAATATCACGCTAGAAATGCTAGCGCGTATATCAGAAGAACTTTCAAGCGAGATCGTATCTGTTAATTCACAAAAAAAGACCAACTTTCGTGTCCGTGGCGGGAGAGAATTGAGCGGAGAAATCACCGTCAACACAAGCAAAAACGCAGCCGTCGGACTGCTCTGTGCAAGCCTTCTCAACAAAGGAAAAACGACTCTAAGACGCGTAGCAAGAATCGAAGAGGTCAACCGTATCATCGAAGTCTTGAACTCAATCGGCGTCAAAACTCGCTGGCTCAACGAGCAAAACGATCTAGAAATTATACCACCAAGTGAATTGAACTTCGAAAATATGGACATTGCTGCGGCTAAAAAAACCCGCTCGATCCTGATGTTCTTAGGGCCGCTTCTTCATCAGTATTCGCACTTCAAAATTCCATTTTCTGGCGGATGCAATCTTGGCGCACGTACAGTTGAGCCGCATCTTTCTGGACTAAGATTCTTTGGCTGTAGCGTTGAGTCGATGAGTGATTTTTATGAAGTTAAAAATTCCCTCCAAAAAGTAAAAGATGCAATTCTTCTCACTGAGCGTGGCGACACTACTACTGAAAATGTGATTATGGCGGCAGCTCTGAGTGGTCAAACTATCACCATTCGCAACGCCAGCCCCAATTATATGGTGCAGGATTTGTGCTTCTTCCTTGAAAAATTAGGTGTTAAAATTGAGGGTATCGGCACGACAATTCTCACCATTCATGGACTCGACAAAATTGAAAAAGATGTTGAATACTTCGTTAGCGAAGATCCAATCGAAGCGGTAACCTTTGTGGCGGTGGCGCTGGTGACCAATTCTGAGATAACGATTAGGCGTGCGCCAGCAGAATTTACAGAACTTGAACTCGCCATTCTCAAAAATATGGGTGCCGAATTTGAAATTTCGCCAGAATATTTTTCTCGAAACGGCAAAACCCGCCTCTTCGATATTGTTGTAAAAAAATCAACACTTCACGCACCAAAAGACAAACTTCACTCACTGCCCTTCCCAGGTGTGAATATGGACAATTTGCCATTTCTTGGGCTCATCGCAACAGTAGCGGAAGGCAGAACACTTCTTCACGACTGGAGTTATGAGAATCGCGCGATTTACTTCACCGAACTCTCAAAATTAAACGCCCAGATAGAAATGGTTGATCCGCATCGCGTCTATATCTCTGGCCCAACCCGCTGGAAGCCAGCCGATGTCGTGGCGCCACCCGCACTTCGCCCGAGCGTGGTCGTTTTGATCGCAATGCTCGCCGCCGAAGGTACTTCAATCCTGAGAGATGTCTACAACATCAATCGTGGCTACGAAGATTTTGCTCAAAGGCTCAACTCTCTCGGCGCCCAGATAGAAACTATCACTATTTAA
- a CDS encoding ATP-dependent Clp protease ATP-binding subunit gives MSQIYNSIRAKKSRLEVGLKPWILVLKIAKWALILGGITLILSGQKLGWLVLSIWPVISAILNWRAGELHRLNPISGSSKIEDLLSSNIIGKISSSVTSTEIAKIVMESSGGQFIVARFGLGKTTIESLAGLPQNSPENIFQTALEIHKKLHTNTISGSVLALAIVKNYPEHEKLLAQFRIDFGDLERGVAWHDHLFSLIDRAKIPVRDGGLARDWSFGWTPMLDRFGQNISRAVSGNILMSSNLEQHHELVDRMVEQFSKNGRQNVALIGPDGVGKSTVVNAFAHKILDGNSKVPATLQYRQVVSLDASSLISAAPGRGEIESLINHILVEAYSAKNIILCLDNAQLFFEEGVGSVDISNVLLPIIEAGRVRMILTMDEQRFLQISAKNPALAGALNRLQVLPAGFEETLAVMEDKLILFENQNKVFYRYQALKQAFNLSQRYIFDLEMPGRAVRLLEMATGFAEGGIVDAQAVERAIEKTMNVKVASSNSESEKSTLLNLENLLHQRMIGQEKAVSAVSNALRRARTGVRNQNRPIGTFLFLGPTGVGKTELSKALAEIYFNGEENIVRLDLNEFVRAEDVARLIADGSQDANSLTAQMMKKPFSVVLLDEIEKAHPNVLTALLQVLDEGILRDEKNREISFRDAIIIATSNAGAARISELISRGYDANSAEPIILQDLIESREFKPEFLNRFDEIVVFEPLSKDNLLEIIDLMIAGVNKTLAQQKISVSVSPEAKSLLADLGYNPVMGARPMRRVIQKVVENTVARKMLSGEISAGSNIEIGAEIVKEMAR, from the coding sequence ATGAGTCAAATTTATAACTCTATCAGAGCGAAGAAATCTCGCCTTGAAGTTGGCTTAAAGCCGTGGATTCTCGTACTTAAAATTGCTAAATGGGCGTTGATTTTAGGCGGAATTACATTGATTCTATCTGGGCAAAAATTGGGCTGGCTGGTCTTGTCTATTTGGCCGGTTATTTCTGCTATATTAAATTGGCGGGCCGGCGAACTCCACAGATTGAATCCAATTTCTGGATCTTCTAAAATTGAAGATTTATTATCAAGCAATATTATTGGTAAAATATCAAGTAGCGTGACTTCTACGGAGATTGCTAAAATTGTAATGGAATCGAGCGGTGGGCAATTTATTGTGGCCCGATTTGGTCTGGGTAAAACCACTATTGAAAGTTTGGCTGGATTACCACAAAATTCGCCCGAAAATATTTTTCAAACAGCGCTGGAGATTCATAAAAAACTACACACAAATACTATCTCTGGATCGGTTCTTGCGCTGGCAATTGTAAAAAATTACCCCGAACATGAAAAACTTTTGGCGCAATTTCGGATTGATTTTGGGGATCTCGAGAGAGGCGTCGCTTGGCATGACCATCTGTTTTCTCTAATTGACAGGGCCAAGATTCCTGTTAGGGATGGCGGACTGGCGCGCGATTGGAGTTTTGGCTGGACGCCAATGTTGGACAGATTTGGCCAGAATATTTCTAGGGCTGTGTCTGGCAATATTTTGATGAGTTCTAACTTGGAGCAGCATCACGAATTGGTTGATAGAATGGTTGAGCAATTTTCTAAGAACGGTCGCCAAAATGTCGCGTTGATTGGACCTGATGGTGTAGGCAAATCTACCGTAGTTAATGCATTCGCTCATAAAATTTTGGACGGGAATTCTAAAGTCCCTGCCACTCTGCAATACCGTCAGGTTGTGTCGTTGGACGCAAGCAGTCTGATTAGCGCGGCTCCAGGTCGAGGCGAGATTGAGAGCCTTATTAATCATATTTTGGTTGAGGCGTATTCTGCTAAAAATATAATTTTGTGTCTTGATAACGCGCAATTGTTTTTCGAAGAAGGTGTTGGCTCGGTTGATATTTCGAATGTTCTTCTACCGATTATTGAGGCGGGTCGTGTGCGGATGATTTTGACAATGGATGAGCAGCGCTTCCTTCAGATTTCTGCTAAAAATCCGGCGCTTGCGGGGGCACTTAATCGACTCCAAGTTTTGCCTGCTGGGTTCGAAGAAACTTTGGCGGTGATGGAAGATAAGTTGATCCTTTTCGAAAACCAAAATAAAGTTTTTTACCGATATCAAGCGTTGAAGCAGGCGTTTAATCTGAGCCAAAGATATATCTTCGATCTTGAAATGCCGGGCCGTGCGGTACGACTTCTTGAAATGGCTACTGGCTTTGCGGAGGGCGGTATAGTTGATGCGCAAGCGGTGGAGAGAGCGATCGAAAAAACTATGAATGTCAAGGTAGCATCCTCTAATTCCGAGAGCGAGAAGTCTACTTTGCTCAATCTTGAAAACTTGCTTCATCAGAGAATGATTGGTCAAGAAAAGGCTGTTTCTGCTGTCTCGAATGCGCTTCGACGAGCGAGAACTGGCGTGCGCAACCAAAACCGTCCGATCGGAACATTTCTTTTTCTCGGGCCGACTGGTGTGGGTAAAACCGAACTCTCTAAGGCGCTGGCGGAGATTTATTTTAATGGTGAAGAAAATATCGTGCGCCTCGACCTGAATGAATTTGTCCGCGCAGAAGATGTCGCTCGCCTGATTGCAGATGGCTCGCAGGATGCCAATTCGCTCACTGCGCAGATGATGAAGAAGCCGTTTTCGGTTGTGCTTTTGGACGAGATTGAAAAGGCTCATCCCAATGTCTTGACTGCGCTTCTTCAAGTTTTGGATGAGGGTATTTTGCGTGATGAGAAGAATCGCGAGATCTCCTTCCGTGATGCCATAATTATCGCCACATCCAACGCGGGCGCGGCGCGGATTTCGGAGTTGATTTCTCGAGGTTATGACGCGAATTCGGCTGAGCCGATTATTCTTCAAGATTTGATCGAAAGCCGTGAGTTTAAGCCAGAATTTCTTAATCGCTTTGACGAAATCGTCGTATTTGAGCCTTTGAGCAAAGATAATTTGCTTGAAATTATAGATTTGATGATCGCTGGCGTTAACAAAACTCTCGCTCAGCAAAAGATTAGCGTTTCTGTTTCGCCTGAGGCAAAGAGTCTGCTCGCCGATCTTGGCTACAATCCAGTAATGGGCGCGCGACCGATGCGCCGCGTAATCCAAAAAGTTGTCGAAAACACCGTTGCGCGAAAAATGCTCTCTGGTGAAATTTCCGCCGGCTCCAATATTGAGATTGGCGCTGAAATCGTGAAAGAAATGGCGCGCTAG